One stretch of Planococcus sp. PAMC 21323 DNA includes these proteins:
- the hslV gene encoding ATP-dependent protease subunit HslV: MQEFHATTIFAVRHNGQCAMSGDGQVTFGNAVVMKHTARKVRKLYNGQVLTGFAGSVADAFTLFEMFEGKLTEYNGNLQRAAVELAKQWRGDKMLRQLEAMLIIMNKDELLLVSGTGEVIEPDDGILAIGSGGNYALAAGRALKKFAGEHFTAAEIAKSALETAADICVYTNHQIVVEELS, from the coding sequence ATGCAAGAATTTCATGCAACCACAATATTTGCGGTTCGCCATAACGGACAATGCGCAATGTCGGGTGATGGCCAAGTGACATTTGGTAATGCTGTAGTAATGAAACATACGGCGAGAAAAGTACGTAAATTATACAATGGCCAGGTATTAACTGGCTTTGCGGGATCAGTTGCAGATGCTTTTACATTGTTTGAAATGTTTGAAGGTAAGTTGACCGAGTATAACGGCAACCTTCAAAGAGCGGCAGTGGAACTGGCTAAACAATGGCGCGGAGACAAAATGCTTCGCCAATTAGAAGCGATGCTTATTATTATGAATAAAGATGAACTATTGCTTGTCTCTGGAACAGGTGAAGTTATTGAACCAGATGATGGCATCTTAGCTATTGGATCTGGTGGTAATTATGCATTAGCTGCTGGGCGAGCGTTAAAAAAATTCGCAGGTGAACATTTTACAGCAGCAGAAATTGCTAAGTCAGCGCTAGAAACTGCAGCAGATATTTGTGTCTATACCAATCATCAAATTGTTGTGGAGGAATTGTCCTAA